In the Mastomys coucha isolate ucsf_1 unplaced genomic scaffold, UCSF_Mcou_1 pScaffold18, whole genome shotgun sequence genome, one interval contains:
- the LOC116096436 gene encoding cytochrome P450 4B1 isoform X1: MVLSFISPSLSRLGLWASVVILMVIVVKLLSLLFRRQKLARALDSFPGPPTHWLFGHALEIQKLGGLDKAVTWAQEFPYAHSLWVGQFIGFLNIYEPDYAKAVYSRGDPKAADVYDFFLQWIGKGLLVLEGPKWFQHRKLLTPGFHYDVLKPYVAIFAESTRVMLDKWEKKANENKSFDIFCDVGHMALDTLMKCTFGKGDSGLGHSDNSYYLAVSDLTLLMQQRIDSFQYHNDFIYWLTPHGRRFLRACQIAHDHTDQVIRQRKAALQDEKEQKKLQQRRHLDFLDILLGARDESGIKLSDADLRAEVDTFMFEGHDTTTSGISWFLYCMALYPKHQQRCREEVREILGDRDSFQWDDLAKMTYLTMCIKECFRLYPPVPQVYRQLSKPVTFVDGRSLPAGSLISLHIYALHRNSAVWPDPEVFDPLRFSPENSTGRHPFAFMPFSAGPRNCIGQQFAMNELKVVTALCLLRFEFSPDHSKVPIKVPQLILRSKNGIHLLLKPLGSGSRK; the protein is encoded by the exons ATGGTGCTCAGCTTCATTTCCCCGAGCCTTTCCCGCCTCGGCCTGTGGGCTTCTGTAGTGATCCTGATGGTAATTGTCGTCAAGCTCCTCAGCCTGCTGTTTCGGAGGCAGAAGCTGGCCAGGGCTCTGGACAGCTTCCCAGGACCCCCCACTCACTGGCTTTTTGGTCATGCCCTTGAG ATCCAGAAGTTAGGGGGCCTGGACAAGGCGGTAACATGGGCCCAAGAGTTCCCCTATGCCCACTCACTATGGGTTGGACAATTCATTGGTTTCCTGAACATCTATGAGCCTGACTATGCTAAAGCTGTATACAGCAGAGGGG ACCCGAAGGCTGCAGATGTTTATGACTTCTTCCTCCAGTGGATTG ggAAAGGCCTGCTGGTTCTGGAAGGGCCAAAATGGTTCCAACACCGCAAGCTGCTCACACCTGGCTTCCATTATGATGTGCTGAAGCCCTATGTGGCCATATTTGCTGAGTCCACAAGAGTGATGTTG GACAAGTGGGAGAAAAAGGCTAATGAGAATAAGAGCTTTGACATCTTCTGTGACGTGGGCCACATGGCACTAGACACCCTCATGAAGTGCACCTTTGGCAAAGGAGACAGCGGCCTAGGCCACAG CGACAACAGCTACTACCTGGCAGTTAGTGACCTCACACTGCTGATGCAGCAGCGCATCGACTCCTTCCAGTACCACAATGACTTCATTTACTGGCTCACACCACATGGCCGTCGTTTCCTGAGGGCCTGCCAGATAGCCCATGACCATACAG ATCAGGTCATCAGGCAGCGGAAGGCAGCCCTGCAGGATGAGAAAGAGCAGAAAAAGCTTCAACAGCGGAGACACTTGGACTTCCTGGACATTCTCCTGGGTGCCCGG GATGAGAGTGGGATCAAGTTGTCAGATGCAGACCTCCGGGCTGAAGTGGACACATTCATGTTTGAAGGCCATGACACTACCACTAGTGGTATCTCTTGGTTTCTCTACTGCATGGCCCTTTATCCTAAGCACCAGCAGAGATGTAGGGAGGAGGTCCGTGAGATCCTAGGAGACCGGGACTCCTTCCAGTG GGATGATCTGGCCAAGATGACCTACCTGACCATGTGCATCAAGGAATGCTTCCGCCTCTACCCACCTGTACCCCAGGTATACCGCCAGCTCAGCAAGCCAGTCACCTTTGTGGATGGCCGTTCTCTACCTGCAG GAAGCCTGATCTCTCTGCACATCTATGCTCTCCATAGGAACAGTGCTGTGTGGCCTGACCCAGAG GTCTTCGATCCATTGCGCTTTTCTCCTGAGAATTCGACAGGAAGACATCCCTTTGCCTTCATGCCTTTTTCTGCAGGGCCCAG GAATTGCATTGGGCAGCAGTTTGCCATGAACGAGTTGAAGGTGGTCACAGCCCTTTGTTTGCTGCGTTTTGAGTTCTCTCCAGATCACTCAAAGGTCCCCATTAAGGTCCCCCAGCTGATCTTGCGCTCCAAAAATGGCATCCACCTGCTCCTGAAGCCACTGGGCTCTGGGTCTAGAAAGTAG